The genomic segment ATTCGCTGACGCATTTGCCGGTGCGGCGGCGCTGGCTCTTATCTTAGTAATTTTTACATCTTCGCCGGAATTTTCCGCGCTAAAAGTAACTTCTGCTACTGCAACAGTATTGCCTTTAACAACATACTCGCCAGTCATAGGAACCGTAGCCGAATTGGTAACAGCTAAAGCGCCTGGTTTCACTGTTCTAACTTTAGCGTCTGTTTGCGCGCTAGCCGGAGTTTCAGCAATCGGCTGATTAGTGAGCTCGCCCTTGCAAGTCCAGTTGCTGGCCGAAGTCGCGTCAATACCCATTTGAATCGTGTCATCAGTGGCAAAATCAGTAGACAAGTCCGCTTTCAGGGTATAAACATGGGTGCCAACCAGGAAAGTAATCGTATCGGTAAATGATACCGAATTGTCTCCCGTTGCAGCAGCGTCTGCAACACCATCAACCGCGCTGGTAACTGCCGCGCCATTCTCATCATAAAGCGTAACATTAGTCAAATCAGTCCCAATAGCGCCAGTTGTAGAAGTGGTAATATCAATATCAAACTTAGCAGTGGTACAAATTACATTCTCGCCAGTGGCTTTAATTTCCCAAGTGCCAACAACCACGCTAGTTTTTCCTTCAGGCACATTAGCGGCCTGGTCAGCGCCAACTCCAAAACTCAAAGAACCTGCGCCAATAGTTACTGTATTGCCTGGATCCCAATATGCGACTGCGGTTGTGGCGCCCGGATAATCCGGCAAATCATAAAAGCCGTATTTTTGGCCCTTGGCTTGGATATCAATCCGGTCATAAATAGTAAAGACAACAGTCCTGCCGGAACCGCCGGCAATATCGCCGCGCAAACTAAATTCTTTATTCTTGCCCTTGGCAATAGCTACCGGATTAGCAGAGATGTCAAAAGTAACTACGCCGCTCACCATTGTACCATCAGCATATTTAGCTCCATCAACTAAAAGTTCCAAGTTCGCAAGGTCAGCATCAGCGGCCGAACCGGTAGCATTAGTAAATTCAATCAATGAAATATCAAAAGCTTCTATTGAGTCAACAGCTACTTTAGCGGAAATAAAGATATAATCCTCTGTACCAACATTCTTGGTGGCTGTGCCATTTGGGTCATCAACACCGCGTGTTACAGTAACCGCGCCAATAACCATTGTGTTATTCATTGTCATATCATTGCCAGCAACCGGCAAAGCGCCGTTTACAGTCGCTGAAGTAACAACTGCTACCACATCAAGACCAACTACTTCTCCAGCTTGCAAAGTGCTGTACATATTAGCCGCGATTGTAATAGTCCTTGTGGTTCCCGCGGAAACAGTGATATTATCAGAACGAACCTGATGATCCGAGTTAAAGCTCTTTTCATTGCCTAATTGTTTACTGCCTTCAAGGAATACTACACTGCTGATATTAGAATCAGAAGAAAGACCAGTTCTTTCTACTTTCAAACTAACAACAACATTGCCGTCAGAAGATGCGGTTAAGTTAACTTTAGTAAAAGCTACCCGAGCCGCATTCTTTACAATGGTGGCCGAAGCCGGCGTATCGCTAGCTAAAGCAATAGTTAAACCAGTTCCAGTAGAAGGAGTAACAACAGCGCCTGCGCCAGGTGTTACTAAAGCAGATTCACTGCCGGTAACATTAGCGCCAAGAGTATAAGCGGAAATATCAGTTACTGTAATAACCGGAGTAACATTAGCATTATACCGATTAGCAGTATAAGCCGCTTCTGAAGCAAATTGCCTTAGTTGGCCGCCAGACACCAAATATTTATTACCGCCGTATTGAACCGTAGTGCCATTTGGATAAGTAGCGCTGGAATCAAGATTAGTGCCCAAGCCATAGTCAAACTTAGTCAAAAGATCATCAGGCACCCAAGTAACATAAACCCAATCCGGGTCGGTAAACAAGGCCTGATAAACTTCGGCCGAGAAGATTGGCCGCAGTTTGCCGCCTTCTACATAGAAGACGCAACTGGCTTCTTTGCCTTGCAAAGAGCTGGAAGTGCCGCGGAACATAGAACCATCCCTAAAAGGAATAGATGTCCCATCAGTATATGAAGCTAAATCAGAAGCACTAACAGTTTTGGTAGTGTTAAAATCTGAAGGATAGCCCCAGGAAAGATATACATTCAAGTGTGGAAAGACTCTTTTTTCTGAACCAGAGATTAGATAAACCGCCGCGCTATCAGCAGTTACCACTAAATCTCCGTCAACAATAGTCGCGGCTGCTACCGGAGTAACAGACGCTAAACTCATTGTTGCCAGAGCCAAAGCCACACAACTAAACAAAATCTTTTTTATCATGATATAATTAATTCCTTTAAAGAAACTAAGAGCGTTTGATACCGTCATAATTGCCCCAGTCTTAATTGACTTTAATAGACTCTTATAATTTAATCTCCCGCAATTCTTAATTTCTTCTAATTAAGTTTAGCATTCTCTAAACTTCTTTTTAAAAGAAGCTCGACCTTTTAATTAGTTAGGAATGCTTTTATTATTAAATAACTTTTTATTTTTATTTATTGATTCCTCCTTTGTAAAAGAGGTCGACCTTTTAATATATTTAATATACTTTATGGATTAATAATCTTCTTTATCTCTTTTTTTAACCCCGGCAGGTCATTCTTTATTATTTGCCAAACTTCTTCTGCGTCTATGCCAAAATAATCATGGGCAATAATATTTCTAAAATCTTTTATTTTAGACCAATCAATATAATTGTATTCCCTTTTAAATTCTTTGCTTAATCTTGAAACCATCTCGCCAATAACTACGAAGTTCATTACCGAGGCATCAAAATTTCTTTTGTCGTTATAAAAATCATCAGCATTATCAAGAACTTCAGTAAATTTTTGAATTTTGTCCAAGGCCTCTAAAATTGAAATCAAATTGAGTTTATCCTTTTCACGCATATAAAACTTCTTTCGAGATATAATTAGCAAAATAGGGTTTTAAATACTTTTCTCTGCCTATGTCCACTTCCTTATCCAAACTTTCTTTTATGTATTTCCTTAACTCTTTTTTTGTATTAAAAATATCGGGAACGGTTCGCTCTAACTCAATTAAAATATCAATATCGCTAGCTTCATCTTGCTCATTTCTTGCATAAGAGCCGAATAAACCGATTTTTGTTACCTGAAAATTTTCCCTAAAAAATTTTTTGTTCTCTTTCAAAAATTTTAATATTTCTTCTTTGGTAAGCATATTTCTGATGTTAAGAATATAATGGATGAGTTAGCTTATCATAATCCCAAACCCCCGTCAACACCGCTATAACCCAAAAATTGGTCAGCTGTCAAACATCCTAACTTTCCCTTATTATAACCCATTTTTAACAATTTAGTCAAATCTAAGGAGCAATTTTCTTGGTTTTCCAAATATTTCCTTGAATTTGGCTATCATTAGCAGAATTATCCTGAATCAGACCCCCATAAAAATCAGGCTCTTTGGTCCCGTCTTCCTGCGTCTGTGGATAAGTTTTAGGAGACTCCGGAACATTTATATTAATATCTTCTGCTTCTTCTGGCGCCAAAATAGGTTCCTTTGGAACTTCTAAAGTATTCTGACTGTCTGTTTTCACGGCTTCAACGGTCGGCGCCTCTGCCTGGGCCGGCATTGCTTCTGGAACCTCATCTGCTGAAACTGCCTCTTCTGCTTTTTCTGATTTGGGATTAGTCAACTCTTCTATTTGAGAAGTGATGCCATTGCTTTCTTCAATACTATCTAAAGCCATTTTCAAATTCTTTTTAGACAAAAATCCCCGCGCCTGTTGCAAGAAAATTTTAGCAGTCTGCAGTTGGCTGCTGGTTTCTAACCGCAAACCCTGACCATCGCCAATAATCGACTTAGTACCTAAAGCACCCTTGCCGATTTCACTAATAGCCAAAGAATCAATTCTTTGCTCAAACTTTTTAATTCTGCCTTCTATCCTGGCGATTAAATCCTCGTTTTCTTGGGTTCCGCCTTTGGCAACCTGCTCTTCCACAATTATCCCCAGAGCTTTAAAATTAATGTCATTCAAAGTATTTAAAGCCGCTGAAATGGCAGCTTCAGCCTGGACCGGAATTTTATCAACAAAAGCTTCGGCTAATGACTTTTCAAATTCTAAAGTCTTTTCATCTACCATTTTAGCTATTTTCACCATTTGAGAAGAGTTCTCCGGTTTACTTCCTATCTCCTCGAGCCGTGTCTGCACTTTGGTTATTTCTTGATGAAAATTTTCTACCGCCTTCTGGCTTCCTTTTGTATCCGCTTCATCAATCTTTTTAACAATAGTATTTAATTCCTGAAGCCGACGGCCCGCAAAATCAAATTCTTTTTTCATCTTGTTTGATGTATTCCTTGTTAAACTAATCTGGGCCCGCTCATTAGCGATTTTTACTCTATAAAACAATTCCCCGGGAAGGCTATTTTTAGCGACTTGGGCCGCAAAAACAGAACTAGCGCCAACAACCAACAAAACCAGCAATGCGGGCACATAAGCGTGCTTCAGACTGAAAACATAGTTGCTTGCAATCTGTTTTAAAAACAAAAATCCGCCGGTTTCCTCGGGTGAACGGGTATTAGAATACGCCCCCACCTGAGCCATAAGGTCCTGACGCAAATCATCGCGCCAAGCCTTATTGGGCTGGATATTCTCCAGTTTTTTAATTCTTCTGATTATTTGATTATCTTTCATTATTTATTTAATTTAATTAAATTTATTATTAGTTTATTAATTTATTAATTTATTGGATGTTTCGCTGCCTTGTTTTTATTAGTCTATTGAATAAAACAATAAATCAATAAACTAAAACTAATAAACTAATCAAACCAAGTGTTAGCAAACTTATCTCACCATCTTCTCTATCTCCCCCCTAATATCCTTAATCGCCCGATGAATCATTGTCCGCACCGCTCCCTCTGATTTGCCTAAAATTTTCGCTACTTCTTTGATAGAATGCTCCTCAATATACCGTAAGACTATTGCCTCTCTGGCCTCGCCTTTCAACTTTTTAAGAACCTGCTCAACCTTGGCGAAATCATCAGTGATTTCCAGTTCTTGGGATATTGTTTCCTGCTTAGCTATGGCCCAGTCTAGAGGCACTTCTTGAAGCTTTCCTCGATACTTATCAACAACCTGATTTCTGGCAGTGGCATAAATCAACGCCTGAATACTCT from the Patescibacteria group bacterium genome contains:
- a CDS encoding DUF86 domain-containing protein: MREKDKLNLISILEALDKIQKFTEVLDNADDFYNDKRNFDASVMNFVVIGEMVSRLSKEFKREYNYIDWSKIKDFRNIIAHDYFGIDAEEVWQIIKNDLPGLKKEIKKIINP
- a CDS encoding nucleotidyltransferase domain-containing protein yields the protein MLTKEEILKFLKENKKFFRENFQVTKIGLFGSYARNEQDEASDIDILIELERTVPDIFNTKKELRKYIKESLDKEVDIGREKYLKPYFANYISKEVLYA
- a CDS encoding RNA polymerase sigma factor codes for the protein MRVKFLEKRLIRKVQNGDAEAFAQIYDEYIDKIYKFIYFKVKTPQEAEDLTSQVFTKILEYILSGREIESIQALIYATARNQVVDKYRGKLQEVPLDWAIAKQETISQELEITDDFAKVEQVLKKLKGEAREAIVLRYIEEHSIKEVAKILGKSEGAVRTMIHRAIKDIRGEIEKMVR